From Triticum aestivum cultivar Chinese Spring chromosome 4A, IWGSC CS RefSeq v2.1, whole genome shotgun sequence, a single genomic window includes:
- the LOC123086356 gene encoding E3 ubiquitin-protein ligase EL5, protein MVPASTVLTLLGFCASVLFIVFVCSRLVCALTRRVRRGRRPSPPLPRFLPVGVRAGHSSHVPFDRQGHAAGGGGVDPAAVAAFPTRAFSAAGCPRGEAADASAMCVVCLAEYEDDDVLRVLPYCGHDFHVACIDIWLKQHSTCPVCRVSLRNDPGRKHAAPPLPSAVIVIPPCSPEVSRSDPCRCLFSGRGHSPTTSSQVLTNEPGQANQIQVVCHPSEDQGNNPTPSEVGSPGENNNQTGKLNIESPRVVGMLP, encoded by the exons ATGGTGCCGGCGAGCACGGTGCTCACGCTGCTGGGCTTCTGCGCCAGCGTCCTCTTCATCGTCTTCGTGTGCTCCCGGCTCGTCTGCGCCCTCACCCGCCGCgtgcgccgcggccgccgcccctcgccgcctctcCCCCGCTTCCTCCCCGTCGGGGTCAGAGCCGGTCACTCCTCCCACGTTCCGTTCGACCGCCAGGGACAcgccgctggagggggaggggtcgacCCCGCCGCCGTAGCCGCCTTCCCCACCCGCGCCTTCTCCGCCGCAGGCTGCCcccgcggcgaggcggcggacgcCTCAGCCAT GTGTGTCGTCTGTCTTGCAGAGTACGAAGATGACGACGTACTCCGCGTTCTTCCTTACTGTGGCCACGATTTCCACGTGGCCTGCATCGACATCTGGCTAAAGCAGCACTCGACATGTCCTGTCTGTAGAGTTTCCCTGCGGAATGACCCTGGCAGAAAGCATGCTGCGCCGCCTCTGCCGAGCGCGGTGATAGTAATTCCCCCATGCTCGCCTGAAGTGTCGAGATCTGACCCATGCCGCTGCCTGTTCTCCGGCAGAGGGCATTCGCCAACGACATCGTCACAGGTTCTTACAAACGAACCTGGCCAGGCGAATCAGATTCAGGTAGTATGCCATCCATCGGAGGATCAGGGAAACAATCCGACGCCATCTGAGGTTGGCTCTCCTGGTGAGAATAACAACCAGACAGGGAAGTTGAACATAGAGAGTCCTCGCGTAGTTGGCATGCTGCCATGA
- the LOC123086355 gene encoding uncharacterized protein, protein MVSASSLLLLPSSVRDLASCVVADVAACTTPSSTLTSPASPSTLSVTVFYRAAALLPGQSSPAHLRLTWTRSPLGPTLSFSPSASNPAVVLRRRRGTQSVPVDDAARPQLVVFWDLTAARYDASPEPHSGYYFVAVAGADVVLAVGDLAAEFVEERFEGRIPKAAALTVPFARRERVVAPDPAAMHTARRVRFAEGGPDHEVSVGCSGGAEEEELWVSVDGKRAVQARRPRLNFRGNQTVFVDGAPVDVMWDLHGWWFREPPYGSAVVMLRARSALESRLWLEEEEVATAAPGFSLVLQAFKSRTDGRLSSAPAH, encoded by the coding sequence ATGGTCAGCGCCTCCAgcctgctgctgctgccgtcctCCGTGCGGGACCTCGCCTCCTGCGTCGTCGCCGACGTCGCCGCCTGCACCACCCCCTCCTCCACCCTCACCTCCCCCGCCTCCCCCTCCACGCTCTCCGTCACCGTCTTCTACCGCGCCGCCGCGCTCCTGCCCGGGCAGAGCTCCCCCGCGCACCTGCGGCTCACCTGGACCCGCTCCCCGCTCGGCCCCACGCTCTCCTTCTCCCCCTCCGCCTCCAACCCCGCCGTGGTCCTCCGCAGGCGCAGGGGCACGCAGTCCGTCCCCGTCGACGACGCCGCACGGCCACAGCTCGTCGTGTTCTGGGACCTCACCGCCGCGCGCTACGACGCCTCCCCGGAGCCGCACTCCGGCTACTacttcgtcgccgtcgccggcgccgaCGTCGTGCTGGCCGTGGGCGACCTGGCGGCCGAGTTCGTCGAGGAGAGGTTCGAGGGCCGGATCCCCAAGGCCGCGGCTTTGACCGTCCCGTTCGCGCGCAGGGAGCGCGTCGTTGCGCCGGACCCGGCGGCGATGCACACCGCGCGGCGCGTCCGGTTCGCCGAGGGCGGCCCGGATCACGAGGTAAGCGTAGGGTGCTCCGGCGGCGCGGAAGAAGAAGAGCTGTGGGTGAGCGTCGACGGGAAGCGCGCGGTGCAGGCGCGGCGGCCGCGGCTGAACTTCCGGGGGAACCAGACCGTGTTCGTGGACGGCGCGCCGGTGGACGTCATGTGGGACCTGCACGGCTGGTGGTTCCGGGAGCCTCCGTACGGCAGCGCGGTGGTCATGCTCCGGGCGCGCAGCGCGCTGGAGAGCCGGCTGtggctagaggaggaggaggtcgccaccGCCGCGCCGGGGTTCTCGCTCGTCCTCCAGGCCTTCAAGTCCCGCACTGATGGGCGGCTATCATCTGCCCCTGCCCATTGA